Proteins from a genomic interval of Thunnus maccoyii chromosome 1, fThuMac1.1, whole genome shotgun sequence:
- the lrrc28 gene encoding leucine-rich repeat-containing protein 28, with amino-acid sequence MATELHETIFMAKQQRHKNLFLNYRNLNNFPVELLKDEGLQFLERLYMKRNSLTTLPDNLAQKLPNLIELYLHSNNIVIIPEAIGNLARLQSLDLSNNALQLLCPEVGRLRSLRHLRLSNNQLKCLPPEIGDLQELETLDVSMNQLMSLPDRLHRCVSLQNLTADHNPLSHIPRQLCWLHRLNQLSMAANRLTFLPLDLGRSRELQFVFVDNNVDLKGLPSYLYNKVIGCSGCGVSSQVLEGEWGEVLGEALSEALVGLPAEVKVVGSETDNVVPLEELAMRTLHRLYHHRPTDLNLLPPITLPKSLLDLLQFPLGHCHRCSQAMFTIIYPKLFPLRDTALAGVHRRTTVSFVAYCCSSHCLRTFNLQG; translated from the exons ATGGCAACTGAACTCCATGAGACTATATTTATGGCCAAGCAGCAGCGCCACAAAAACCTGTTTCTTAACTACAGGAACCTTAATAATTTCCCTGTAGAGCTGCTGAAAGATGAAGGCCTGCAGTTTCTGGAGAGACTGTACATGAAGAGGAACTCACTCACTACATTG CCTGACAATCTTGCACAGAAGCTTCCAAATCTAATTGAACT GTATTTGCACTCAAACAACATAGTCATTATTCCTGAAG CTATCGGAAACTTGGCCAGGCTGCAGTCATTGGACCTGAGTAATAacgccctccagctcctctgtcCAGAGGTTGGCCGACTGAGGTCCCTACGGCACCTGAGACTGTCCAATAACCAGCTGAAATGCCTCCCTCCAG AGATTGGCGATCTGCAGGAACTAGAGACTCTGGACGTGTCTATGAACCAGCTGATGTCTCTACCAGACCGGCTGCACcgctgtgtctctctgcagaatTTGACGGCGGACCACAACCCATTGAGCCACATTCCCCGGCAGCTCTGCTGGCTCCACCGCCTGAACCAGCTCTCCATGGCCGCTAACCGGCTGACCTTTTTACCGCTCG atctGGGCAGATCACGGgagctgcagtttgtgtttgtggacaACAACGTGGACCTAAAAGGCCTTCCCTCCTACTTGTATAACAAAGTGATCGGCTGTAGCGG GTGTGGTGTGTCATCCCAGGTGCTGGAGGGAGAGTGGGGTGAGGTTCTGGGTGAGGCGTTGAGCGAGGCTCTGGTCGGGCTGCCGGCTGAAGTGAAGGTGGTGGGCTCGGAGACGGATAACGTGGTTCCCCTCGAGGAGCTCGCCATGAGGACCCTGCACCGCCTTTATCACCACCGCCCGACGG acCTGAACTTGCTGCCTCCCATCACCCTCCCAAAGAGCCTGCTGGACCTGCTGCAGTTCCCACTGGGTCACTGCCACCGCTGCAGCCAAGCCATGTTCACCATCATCTACCCCAAACTCTTCCCCCTCCGTGACACCGCCCTGGCAGGAGTGCACCGCAG GACGACTGTGAGTTTCGTGGCCTATTGCTGCTCCAGTCACTGCCTCCGGACATTTAACCTGCAGGGGTGA